DNA from Alnus glutinosa chromosome 2, dhAlnGlut1.1, whole genome shotgun sequence:
TTTTTAGGATCCATCGAGGCTTTCAGCATATAGGGATCGAAGATTTCCTGGAACACAAGAGGACTTTGAACATGCACTCCTGGCATCGATTACCGTTTATGTGGGGAATATGTCATTTTATACAACAGAAGAGCAAGTTTATGAAATTTTCTCCCGAGCTGGAGAAATTAAGAAGATAATTATGGGCTTGGATAAGAACACAAAAACTCCTTGCGGCTTTTGTTTTGTCTTGTAAGGATTCTCTCTTCTCAATAGCTTTTAACATTTTGGATAACAGTTTAGATGGTATAAGTAGTCAATCGTCCTTGCTTTTATTATCATCTGCTCAAAGCATTACTGCCttcgattttttttgtttttcccgcTTTGGTTACAGACTTTACCTACAGATTTATACACACACTGGTGATGCTTTAAACATGAGGGTTTGGAGAATCTTCCATGAAAAAGACTTCTGTTGGGAAAGATAACCATTTAAGATTAAATGCATATTTTTAACCAAATCTAATTGCAGAGACATGATAAATTAGTCCCAGTCTTTGTggtaaaatttaaaatgaattcctgtgtttcctttttttcttctattgaaCCGTTCTTGAAAATAAATCCTGCCTAAATATGTGGAACATCTGACTTCTTTTACATCTGATGCTCAAGAACTCTTAGTCTCATACTGAATCTCACACCTGCACCATATATTGGCATTTGTGTTAAAGCCAAGGTGCCATTTGAAATTGGAAATGCTCTTATATACACTGTGGTAGTGCATCTTGAACCACTTCATGTATgctattttcttgttttataccggttcttctgtttcttttcaaattttgtgtttACAAAAATTTACACAAAGCTTTAGTGATTTTACaagaaattacaattatttctttaattggCTGACTGATGAGTCTTGATATTACCGTTGACAGTTATTCAAATTTACTGTTTGAAGTATTCCATCTTATATTATTACTTATGTTGGTTACACTTTCCAAGCGATTTTTCAAGGACGCTTTCATTTTGCTTGTTTTTATGCTTTCATAAGCTAAGACTTTCTACTGTACCTCTCTAAAATGTTCAATACTGTTATTCAAATTTGCTGTTTGAAGTATTCCATCTTATATTATTACTTATCTTGGTTGCACTTTCCAAGCGATTTTTCAAGGACGCTTTCATTTTGCTTGTTTTTATGCTTTCATAAGCTAAGACGTTCTAGTGTGCCTCTCTAAAATGTTCAAGTTGCTTCATGCTTCACCAGTTTGTATTTCCCTTGTCacataatttttactttttccaaGTAATGTTTTTGTTGTTACTGTATGCCAACCCAGTTATGCAATGGTTTCTAAGAATTGAGGATAATCTGAATCGAATAGTTATCAGATAACTCAGTTATTGTCAACTTGACATGTACTTGAAATTCACGTGTCCTTTCCTGAATCCACTCTGGTTTCATTATAGTATGTAGCCATCCCTCTTCTAGTAGGTTGGGGCTGGTTTGTCAAGTTACCAGTACACTGTTTTCACGTATGCCTGTTGTATCATCAAAAGTATAGTTTGTTGATGAGCACAAATAACATCCTTTAGatcttagttttttcttttgcataTATCTTGTATGGCTTCTAAGGACTAGGTCTatgccattttctttttcttaataaagTCTTATTTCTTagtgaaaaaaattgaagctaGTATTTTCTTCATGTGTCCCTTCCTGTTTAATCTTACTCAGGCATTAAGACCTCGTTTGGTTCGTTGAATAGACCCCTGgaatagaatgactattccataggaatagtcattactttgtttggtaggggtctattcccttacgaataggaatacctattcctctaaaaaatgagaggaatagctattcctaaaggaataaattacatttaccagaaaaaaaaaaaaaaaaaaaaaaaaaaaaaaaaaaccaatagtttttttctattgaaattttttttaaaaaaaagaaaagaaaagaaaagaaagaaaggaagaaagaaagaaaaaaaaaccctcgtTTGGGCTGGGTCGGGAGCAGGAGCCCTTCTGGCAGGTGGTGGATTGTTACAACTTGGAGAGGTCCTCCTCCAGTCCTCTGGGTAAAGGCCTTGCGGTCGACTGCTATGCTCTGGAGAGATCCTCTCCCAGTCCTCTAGGTAAGGACCTTCTTGCGTGTTCCAAGAAGCGGGATGCAATCGATGTTGTTGAGGCTGCAGGTGACGTTGCAGTGCAGAAGTTGGGGATATTCAGGAAGcttcttgttatttttgaaaagtggaTTCTTTGGGCTTGTGCGCATAGGTCTCATTTGGGCTGGGTTTCCTCTAATGCGCTGAAGCGGAGCATGGGCAGGACTAAGTGTTGCCTTGGGTTGGGCAGAATGTGTTTTAGGGCTAGGTCCAGAAGGGTGGGCTGTAggtctttttctaaaaagaccaCTAAGTCGGGTCTTAGAAGAGTGGATTACATTAAGAAGGCTAAGAAATGTGGGTTAGCTCCGGTTCATGGTCCTGATGATGGTATGGGAATCGTTCCTTCGGGCTTGGGTGCCCCAGCGTCGGAAGCTGTGGGTTTTTCGTCAGCCTCTTTTCCGGCGTTAAAAGAGCGTTCATCTCCCTATCCGATACTCGTGGAAAAGTCCTCTACTACGTCTAGTTTTGAAGCTTCTAACGTGTCATCGACAGCCGATACTTCTGTTTCCGAGGGCTTTGGTGTCCTTTCATGGGCCGTGACGCTGGGTGTTCGACCGACTGTCTCTGCTTTGATGAGGTCAACTCTGGGTGGGGATCCTCCTTTGCCGCCTTCATTTGAGATGGCTCCTTCTCTGGCTCTTGTTGGGTTTGATCCAGCTCGGCGGTTGCTCTTCAGGCACGGACGCTCTAGGTGAAAGGCTGCGTTACTCTCTCCCTGTGATGTCGGAGTCTGGCGCCCCTTTTTACTCGTCAGAATCCAAGTCGATGCTTAAATACTCTCTGAAGAACAAGGTTGGCAAATTGGATAAGCATCTGCTTGCGGAGGCTCTTTAGACTTTCAATGTTCCCAAGGATCTTTCCGGGCCGTTATGTGGGGTTGTCTCCTAGCCCTTGTCAGCTCCTGCTAAGTCTACGCCTGCTCAAGACCAAGGCTGTCAACCTCTCCTTCggcgtggcttccttctcccaagTGATGCGGCTCTTCCTCCGTTAGAAGTGGGTGTGGTTCCACTCTCTTCGGTCCAGTCTGTGCTTGGGTGCCCACCTTTTATGTCTTTCTCAAAGGTGAGTGGTTCTTCGCGGAGAGGTGGTTTTGAAGAGATTGGTGGTCCTCTCGAGGCAGCGATTGATCTTAACTTCTGTTTTAATACTTTGGGGGTCTCTCACGAGGGGGAATGTGAACAACTTTTTAGACTTCATGACTCTAATTGATGCGGAGCATCGTCTAGAGGCTCCAGTTTTCTCTTATAAGTTTAAAAGGAGTCGTGAAGTGAAGAATCTAGAGGGCtcaattaattatgatgctagaggttttggttctagccgggGCAAGGCAAAGCAGCCTAATGTGATATAttagtctctgggttttgtgggctggttttgtaggggttttttgggtttccttctgtctgggtttttcgggtgttttttcccttcccctctctttattgttttggtgtccttttgtatacttcctgtatgcttaggggcgcctttacgctttttataaaattcactacttatcaaaaaaaagaaaaaagaaaaaaaaaacccacattaAACtatggctggccgaccaccatTGGAgttgggggtggtgcgaccaccccccgGAGTATTCAGGCCACCCACGttttcaagctttttttttctttaaatttgagttttttatttttcaaaaaaaaaatggggtttttttttagtaattttgatctGATTCTAACTAAAGtttgtgttgtcaccaaaccaAGGAGTAGGAATACCTATTTCATTCCACTCTCTTTTATTCCCGGTAATAAATTCCCTTTTCAATGGAATActcattctgcaaaccaaacgatGCCTAATTGTTTAGTAATGTATCGGTTGTCAACTACCCTTTGTCTTCTTGTTCGATCTCTTCCTTCATGTCTCACCCTTTAAAGTCGTTTCTTTTGCATCCTTTGATAGAAGCAAACTATTTCTTAAACTCATGTCTTTTGCAACACAGTTCTGGAATcaatattttgaattgtttattttataagttTGGATAGTGCTGATACCCGAAAAAGCTTGTGCTTGCCGTgcgtttttataattttagtcTAGTATTGAATGGGACAAGTTGCTTGTGTTATGTTTATCTATTTGTGATTAGCTTTCATGGCACTGTCATTTCTTGGTGTGATTTGTCGTGAATTATATGGCTGCTTTAAATTGGTCATAACTTGTGGACTTGTGGAGAAGCTTGCATGGTTAGTTTTAGCAACTTATTGATTATAACTAGATCTCTCTTTGATTATTAGTTTGTGTTTATCAGGTACTACTCTCGAGAAGATACCGAGGATGCTGTCAAGTATATAAGTGGGACAATTCTTGATGATCGTCCTATTCGTGTGGATTTTGATTGGGGATTCCAGGAAGGCAGGCAATGGGGCCGTGGTCGAAGTGGTGGACAGGTGAGTTGCTGTCCCTGCCATTTATTGCCTAAGGTCCATCCTTTTACTTGCTTTAAGTTTTTGTCTTATCTTTTTTCATACAGGTGCGCGATGAATATCGTACCAATTATGATCCTGATATCCTTCTGTTGTTTAATTTAACACATTTATATCGTCTTACTCTGTGGTTTAGCTGATGATAGTGCTGATTTTTCCGGAGGTTAGAAGGCTTTAGGAAATTTCGGTATAGTTGAACAGGTTGCAGTTATTAGAAGTTTTTGTttgcttatttttaattgtgCTTTTATCATTTTGTTTCTGATTCACATTATTGAAAATATGTGAGAGATGGAGGATTCATTTGGAATTTTAATCACATGCACTTGAAATATCTATGTTGATGGGTGCATGTTTGATTTGGAGGGTAAATGGATGGATGGACAGATAAATTTGCTGAAGGTTATACTGTCCTGTGAATAGTTTTAGCTACCGAATGGTATTAGATTCTGTCAGACTGCTGTGTATAAATTGGATGGATGTTAAATATTGGGTTTGATCCCAACTTGCTAACTTAAAAGTCaattaataattaagaaaaaggtTGAATATTATGGAGGAGCTTGTTATCCCATACATTTTATACTATTTGCAATAATAATGGTCCTTCCACTTCATCTTCTCCCTTTCAGCATCCCTTGTGGTACTTGTCCTTGTCCTTTGCCATCAAATGGTCCTAACCCATATCCTTTAGTTTTGATCTGGCGTTTAGCCTGATGATAGCTGATCAAAGATACTTTTTTCATTATCGTTTGGCATTCTTGGCCATTGGAATGTAACACTGGATATTAGCTCTGTCAACCTAAACATAGTTGAGTTCCTCTTCGGTACTTTGTTTCCACTCTTCAAATTTGTTTGTGGTATGTCTTGGAAATTAGTCTCATTTGACTTGTGCCCCCAAGGAAAGATTGCTCCACAATGCTGGCCAATTGATGCCTTTATATTCTGTTAATAAGCTCAATTTGATTCCTTAACATGTTATACCTAGAGGTGGTTATGGAAAATTAGTTCAGAGGGAGCTGGAAGCACAAAGGCAGCTTGTCGATTATGGTGGTGGTTCATTGGGCAATTTCCCACCAGTTATTGCACCTCAGTGTAAGTTATTCATAGCTATCATCTATAGATCCATACCTTATACTATGACCATAGTTTATAGTTTGGCTGTTGTCTGCTGGAACCGTTACACTCTTTGGctttttttacttataataGGTGTATTTAGAACATTGTGGCTGCAGGTGTATTTTCAATTTCCTAACTTCATAATTTGATAAATGATACCTGGGACTGAGCCTGGCGAGGTGCAGTCATGGTCAAATTGTCAATTATAGACAGGTCCTCGAGGCTGTCTTTGACCATGGGTGGTTGAGTAGATAGGTCTGGGCACACGCTTGCCTCTAGTTTAAAATACCATTGTAAATACATGGTCAAAATTTGGCATATAAAATATGCGTTCCTtatccaatttaatttttatgtgattCTTGCTTGTTGGACAATGGAAAATGGGCCAAAGGTACAAGGAGGTTCAAGCATTATTAGAAAAATGCTAACTGGACATGGAcgaagagtaatgttacattcTACATATACATCTTACAAATATCCTACAAAGCTGACGTAGCAAAGTCCAGTAGGCCTTAGATCAGcccttgttaaaaaaagaaaatccaatgGCTTATCTTGCCACTTAAGCTTTGTGAGATATTCGTAGGATATTTGTgtggtatgtagcattacttcaTGGAGGAAACATGTTGGGAGAAGGCCATAGTTGTCAACTTTCAGTTGATAAATCATTTACCTTGGTTTGGAGCACCCACCTGGATTAATGCATTTGACCTTCTAAACATATAAATCATTCTTGGATAGTTAAAACACTGTTTTTGAGTGCTGATAGATTGATGGTATTTCCTTTCCACCTACTCTTTCACATACAAATTATTTCTATttaccaacaaaacaaaattctataagAGATTTTCAGAAAATTGTATTGGTCCCGAAGTGACCCCTTTACAGGACATAGAGGGGCATTAACTCTTACACCAAGGTCACTTGGGGAGCTCTAAGATACCATTAGATTAACTGACTGTTGTGGCTTTCTGTGGTACTTCCAAGTCATGCACTGATATAGGGTTTTATATATTGGGCCCCTAGAAAAGCTTTATGGCTGGCATAAAGTTCAATCTATTATGCATGTCAGTTTCAGTTTCTGCTTCTGCTTCAGCAGCCACTGACTATTAGTCCTGCAGATGGTGGTAGACATGGTGGAAGTCATGGTCATGTGGGTTCTTATCGTAAAGGTAACTCCTTTTATGAGCATATCTGTTTTCTGATGTATCAGGTCCATGCAAATATTTGGgccatttttgtattttatcgGACTTCCATATGGACATAGATTCTGTTTAATATCAGTCGTTTCTGAGGCAGATTACAATCGGAAGCGACACCGAGATGATGACCGGCATGGGCATGAGACCTCAAAGAGAACCTCAGATCATGAATCCAGGAGAAGCTCTGATCACGAATCCAGACCGGTAATTTCCAAATGACACTTTTAGCCTTATTCATCTGCATTCTTTTGTAGAATGGCTGCAACTGCCAACCTGCTACGGACGGCACACCTTATGTGAAGAGTTTATTTATGCAACTGAAAAGAGGGTTATCTCTGTTGCTAATTTGCTTCCATTTGTGTGGCAACTATCACAATTGTTTACATTGGTAGAGCCGTAGAGGGGCAGAGATCCCGCATGCTGTGTGCTTCTTTCGTAATATTTTTGACTACTGTTATGTCTCTCAACTTCAGTCGTTTTAAAATGTGACAGGAGAAGAATCCACGATTTCGTGAGAGTGGTGATTCTGATGATGACGAGGAGGATGATCGGAAACAACGAGCTTAGCCAGATTCTTGCTACTGTATTTTGATCTGTAGAATATTTTGTTAGCATTTCtgtgctgttttttttttgttttttttactagAGTTGTTCCCAAATTTGATGGACTGTAGAACAACAGATTTTGCTTTCCCTCTCTCGCTCTGAATGCCTAAAATTGCTCTCGGAATTAAGCACCTTTCCAATGCCTAATGCCAGAAATCCTTCAATGGCGGGCATTGCAACAACAGATTGCACGAGAAAATACAGCCTTCACCATGTTCACTACAATTTCCTCCATTTTTAGGGAAGTGCATGGTTAACAGCAGTACTGTTGAATAAATTTAAACGTTATTTTCTTGACCTTACCTAGCCCTCTGAAATTACGTTTTGATAACCCAATTTTACATCCTCTAATTTATTCGAGTAATGCCAAGTACTAAGCTTTCATTTTATTAGGTTGATGTGAAGTTctccctaaaataaaaaataaaaataaaaaactgatgTATACTGTCATACAAGTCCAGTAAAATAGTATGAGAGTGTAATATgtaacattattttattttatttcttcgtTCCTTCTTTACCAGAAGAGAGAATAAAAGAGGAGTAACGTGCAAGTATTATCATGACTCCATAAAAGCAGGGTAGAGAGTTCCAATGGCAGTTTAAATTTTTGGTTAAAAGACCATGAATCTTTTCACAAACCCTATGCAGGTTCAAATGGCAATCTATGGGGCATTCTCAACGGCTTCTCTAATGTGTAGAGAACAAAAAGAGCtatatacattattttaatataaaatatcccTCCGGTCTcctttctcatctttttatcttttatagaggattgtgttgaaattttgtaaaaaatgtgatGGTAGCTAGGGAACTtgcattttttaaagaaataatatttaattgatataaaaaaaattaataaataaataaaaattatggagTATATTTAGATAGGAAAGTAAAATTTAACTTTGTTcccaaaatcttttttttttttaaaaaaaaaataaataaaaaaaaaatcaaaagaaagttGCTTTAAATGCTCTAAGCACGTTTCCACATCTGACCTAGCTCATGGACATGGGGGCACTTAACACTCAGGTGGAGCTAATTAGGGTTTCAGCCTAGGGAGCCTGGAACATTCTGCACCTTAACCAGAAAGGCTAGCATGGTTGTCTCCGTTCAAATAAGAGGAATCTGAACTGTTTCTTTCCCATTGAAACCAAAATGAATTCTGATACAAAAGATTACATAACCGACAGATAAAATTAATGGGTCTACGGTCTACCTAAACTGTAACATGTAGAAATCTTATACTTCTCTTGCTTTGGACTACAGTAGAAAACGGAGTCCATGAAACCATGCCTTGGGCTGAAGAGGAAACTTGCCAATAGATTCAAACCTACTTTTTGGGTCATCAAGGAGATTCCAACCTCAGATAACCATATATGCACAAGCACGCTACCCAGATGCACCTGCTATATGAATGACTCACTCAACTTCTTTAATGATTCTTTGTTTACGTAATGGTCGCGATGAAATGCTTCCCGGGGCGCTGTGAGCtttccttctctcttctttcttccttgcAGCTTCAATCATGGTGCGCCTGAGAGCAGCAGCCTTGTATATTGGTAATGGTAAGTGCCTATGCCTGCACAACCATCATTCAACATAAAAAGCATATAAGTGAGAATTCCTTTCTAAATAGCACTAGGAGTCCCACCTAGAGACTCAAAAGTCGCTAGAAAGCTTCTTTGCATAAATTGCATTCTTAAGGGCCTCTACCAAGCAAAAGGACCCAATGCATACTTAAGACTTTGCAAAAGCTTCTTTGCAGAAATTGAATTTGCAAAAAGTCCAGTTGCATACTTAAACTTTGCAAAGCTTCTTTCCAGAAACTTGATTAGCAAGCTACCAACAAGTAAAatgaatgaaataaaaaataccatCAAGAAAGAATACTAAATACCATCTTCGTCCAATATtgtctgtccactattccatttTGAGATATTCCAAAATATTGTCGACTTTGAACAGTCAAAGAACACAATTTCAATATCTCCCCGAACTTACTATTTACTTTCTTTGGGAAGTCAtactcctttcttttcttttttttatttgaatttaaattaGTTAGGATTATTTTGGAAACTGGTAAGTTTATTTCAAGAGAAATAATTCATTTCATCCTCCTGCCTTTCTCCCATCCTCCCACTTTTGAAAACCATCATTGCATCTGTGGAGTTCATGTGGATCCCTCATATGGCCCCAACATActtaatggtgattttcaaaAGTGGGAGGATGGGAGGAGGATAGGAGGAGGATGTATAGCACATCTCTTATTTCAAAGACAATGCATTAAATGATATCCGTTAAAAAGTTGGGA
Protein-coding regions in this window:
- the LOC133861793 gene encoding nuclear cap-binding protein subunit 2 gives rise to the protein MASLFKDPSRLSAYRDRRFPGTQEDFEHALLASITVYVGNMSFYTTEEQVYEIFSRAGEIKKIIMGLDKNTKTPCGFCFVLYYSREDTEDAVKYISGTILDDRPIRVDFDWGFQEGRQWGRGRSGGQVRDEYRTNYDPARGGYGKLVQRELEAQRQLVDYGGGSLGNFPPVIAPQYGGRHGGSHGHVGSYRKDYNRKRHRDDDRHGHETSKRTSDHESRRSSDHESRPEKNPRFRESGDSDDDEEDDRKQRA